In a genomic window of Candidatus Eisenbacteria bacterium:
- a CDS encoding T9SS type A sorting domain-containing protein produces the protein MMGWVRDEAGKTGAGRTFLFPLLCIFFFFDYAAVRASDIDGNGIDDDAEVALAEKFRPTLILPSDGTDGMKPCPVGILGDGTALTADRLWARVYNVAGRLVGVFRATDPDWNPAPTFASPSFNYSGFGWDGNAITYVGAPPGAAYYIYYVRLYPDYGGPSVRCPGDWRALYASGSGDHPPGADLEPTVYAHLLAGAGQPIIQYWFFFPFNDWVNNHEGDWEHVHIRVSSADPGSAEILSACFYFHGRHQIREASSLLLADGGHPVVWIGGSGEWSCGGCDGNSCPGDGNGGPESHGCYPFHGHWPDVGAGVPGCGKADEWVARCGDVVHWADIRVTILPEPDRIDYADEPGLSWHKAKIPFGTPFVPSYCDGACEFFDEFPPTGWLISECGNRAPFGPAHHPSWEGFDLSDGGGAYAGGPLPEGRPTTLLVPEEFDGIRSAALCALPGDTILVGPGTYSGKVLLTGGVTVFSTEGADSTEWMAPFLDRAVRVRNNARNVRIGAPGRGFHFTCDSAFFPFYYVVLAGDDGMVLAGNRFEHPSLLSAVYVSGDPGQVRIESNTFLGNNPAILAHLGPGREMTVGGGRDRANDFTYVSTMKHIKIYCDSCPAADGAYNYWGTIDPGAIASRIDDPVGALAWEPWTDSSHTGVYDRENVGLPGRSERVESLRLEAAEPNPSSTSIRVRFTLPRAAPVTLALYDVRGRRVRAIEIEERRAGACSRIMRVDDLPSGVYFLRITSGERSVTGKVILLR, from the coding sequence ATGATGGGATGGGTAAGGGATGAAGCGGGTAAGACCGGCGCGGGAAGGACCTTCCTTTTTCCTCTCCTCTGCATCTTTTTTTTCTTCGATTACGCGGCGGTTCGAGCCTCCGATATCGACGGGAACGGGATCGACGACGACGCGGAAGTCGCGCTCGCGGAGAAGTTCCGGCCGACGTTGATTCTGCCGTCGGACGGCACGGATGGGATGAAGCCGTGCCCGGTCGGGATTCTCGGGGATGGAACGGCGCTCACCGCGGATCGATTGTGGGCGCGCGTATACAACGTGGCCGGTCGCTTGGTCGGCGTGTTTCGCGCGACCGATCCGGATTGGAACCCGGCGCCGACGTTCGCGTCTCCGTCGTTCAATTACTCCGGTTTCGGTTGGGACGGGAACGCGATCACCTACGTCGGAGCGCCCCCCGGCGCCGCCTACTACATCTACTACGTTCGTCTCTACCCGGACTACGGCGGACCCTCCGTCCGGTGCCCCGGCGACTGGCGAGCGCTCTACGCGTCGGGAAGCGGCGATCACCCGCCCGGCGCGGATCTGGAGCCGACCGTCTATGCGCATCTCCTCGCGGGCGCCGGGCAGCCGATCATCCAGTATTGGTTCTTCTTCCCCTTCAACGACTGGGTGAACAATCACGAGGGGGATTGGGAGCACGTCCACATCCGCGTCTCCTCCGCCGATCCCGGTTCGGCGGAGATTCTCTCCGCCTGTTTCTATTTCCACGGGCGTCACCAGATCCGGGAGGCCTCCTCGCTTCTTCTCGCCGACGGCGGCCATCCCGTGGTCTGGATAGGCGGATCGGGAGAGTGGAGCTGCGGAGGTTGCGACGGAAACAGCTGCCCCGGCGACGGGAACGGCGGACCGGAATCGCACGGGTGCTACCCCTTCCACGGCCACTGGCCCGATGTGGGAGCCGGCGTGCCCGGCTGCGGGAAGGCGGACGAGTGGGTGGCGCGATGCGGCGACGTCGTTCATTGGGCGGACATCCGCGTGACGATTCTCCCCGAGCCGGACCGTATCGACTATGCCGACGAACCGGGGCTCTCCTGGCACAAGGCGAAAATCCCATTCGGCACCCCCTTCGTCCCGAGCTACTGCGACGGCGCCTGCGAGTTCTTCGACGAGTTTCCGCCCACGGGGTGGCTCATTTCGGAATGCGGCAATCGAGCCCCCTTCGGCCCCGCTCACCACCCGAGCTGGGAGGGGTTCGATCTGTCCGATGGGGGAGGCGCCTATGCGGGAGGACCTTTACCGGAGGGACGGCCGACGACGCTCCTCGTTCCCGAGGAGTTCGACGGCATCCGGTCGGCGGCGTTGTGCGCGCTTCCGGGAGACACGATCCTCGTCGGGCCGGGGACTTATTCCGGCAAAGTACTCCTGACCGGGGGGGTGACCGTCTTCTCGACGGAGGGTGCCGACTCAACGGAGTGGATGGCGCCCTTCTTGGACCGGGCGGTCCGGGTGCGGAACAACGCGCGGAACGTGAGGATCGGCGCGCCGGGACGCGGTTTCCATTTCACCTGCGACTCGGCTTTCTTTCCTTTCTACTACGTGGTGTTGGCCGGGGACGACGGGATGGTGCTGGCCGGGAATCGCTTCGAACATCCCTCGCTTCTATCGGCGGTCTATGTCAGCGGGGATCCGGGACAAGTGCGGATCGAGTCCAACACGTTCTTGGGGAACAATCCGGCGATCCTGGCCCACCTCGGACCGGGAAGAGAAATGACCGTCGGCGGCGGACGGGACCGGGCGAATGACTTCACATACGTCTCGACCATGAAGCACATCAAGATTTATTGCGACTCCTGTCCCGCCGCGGACGGCGCCTATAATTACTGGGGGACCATCGACCCCGGGGCGATCGCGTCTCGGATCGACGATCCGGTTGGAGCGCTCGCGTGGGAACCGTGGACGGACTCGAGCCACACCGGCGTCTACGACAGGGAAAACGTGGGACTTCCCGGCCGGTCCGAACGGGTCGAATCGCTTCGTCTCGAAGCCGCCGAACCGAATCCCTCTTCGACGTCGATCCGCGTCCGTTTCACCCTCCCCCGCGCCGCGCCCGTAACGCTTGCTCTGTACGATGTAAGGGGGCGACGAGTCCGAGCGATCGAGATAGAAGAGCGGCGGGCGGGGGCATGCTCGCGGATCATGCGGGTGGACGACCTGCCGAGCGGCGTGTATTTCTTGAGAATCACTTCGGGGGAGAGGAGCGTCACCGGGAAGGTGATTCTCCTCCGATAA
- a CDS encoding S1 RNA-binding domain-containing protein, translating into MEENRPEPPPEWQEPPRQEPDREEIEKQMEAAIPPEGASTELEVGHRLKGKLVQIGEKESFLDYGGRSEAIILSQELRDEKGEIKFAVGDSLEATIESVDEQVVLTLGKKSGPTDRDAIRAAYEGKVPVEGTVKSTNKGGFEVAIGSLRAFCPFSQIDIAYCADPNVFVGQKLSFLITRFDGGGRNVVVSRRVILEEERKAMVKETEERLKEGEVFEGMIRRVLPFGAFVDIGGIEGLLHVSELSHAHIGDPKEVLQPGQVVKVQVIGVEQKEKGRRISLSMKALEPDPWAIAIAELEPGKVVRGKVARLTDFGAFVELAPGVDGLLHISEISMQRIKHPQDVLSPDEEIEVKILDIDPAKKRISLSRKSLEKQAVQQEEKAKLAEFKQQQKKKKEDTRPKPEDLPPPPTESMETLLDRLQDKFRDNSLD; encoded by the coding sequence ATGGAAGAGAACCGCCCCGAGCCTCCGCCCGAATGGCAAGAGCCCCCCAGGCAAGAGCCGGACCGGGAAGAGATCGAAAAACAGATGGAAGCGGCCATTCCCCCGGAGGGGGCTTCGACCGAATTGGAGGTCGGGCATCGCCTCAAGGGGAAGCTCGTCCAGATCGGCGAGAAGGAGAGCTTCCTCGACTACGGCGGGCGGAGCGAGGCGATCATCCTCTCCCAGGAACTCCGTGACGAGAAAGGGGAGATAAAATTCGCCGTCGGTGATTCGCTCGAGGCGACCATCGAATCGGTGGACGAGCAGGTCGTGCTCACTCTCGGTAAAAAATCCGGCCCCACCGACCGGGACGCCATTCGGGCCGCTTACGAGGGAAAGGTTCCCGTCGAGGGAACGGTGAAATCGACCAACAAAGGCGGGTTCGAGGTGGCCATCGGCAGCCTCCGCGCCTTCTGCCCCTTCTCACAGATCGACATCGCCTACTGCGCGGACCCCAATGTATTCGTCGGACAGAAGCTCTCCTTCCTCATCACGCGCTTCGATGGAGGCGGCCGCAATGTCGTCGTCTCCCGCCGCGTCATCCTCGAAGAGGAAAGGAAGGCGATGGTGAAGGAGACCGAGGAACGCCTGAAAGAGGGCGAGGTATTCGAGGGGATGATCCGCCGCGTCCTCCCCTTCGGCGCCTTCGTCGATATCGGCGGCATCGAGGGGTTGCTGCACGTCTCGGAACTCTCCCACGCCCACATAGGCGATCCCAAGGAGGTGCTCCAACCGGGCCAAGTCGTCAAGGTCCAGGTGATCGGCGTCGAGCAGAAAGAGAAGGGACGACGCATCTCCCTCTCCATGAAAGCGCTGGAGCCGGACCCTTGGGCCATCGCCATCGCCGAGTTGGAGCCGGGCAAGGTGGTGCGGGGAAAAGTGGCGCGCCTGACCGACTTCGGCGCCTTCGTGGAACTCGCTCCCGGCGTGGACGGACTCCTTCATATCTCCGAGATCAGCATGCAACGCATCAAGCACCCCCAGGACGTGCTGAGTCCCGACGAGGAGATCGAAGTCAAGATCCTCGACATCGACCCGGCGAAGAAGAGAATCTCCCTCTCCCGCAAAAGCCTCGAAAAACAAGCGGTTCAGCAGGAAGAGAAGGCCAAGCTGGCCGAATTCAAACAGCAGCAGAAAAAGAAAAAGGAAGATACCCGGCCGAAACCGGAGGATCTTCCTCCCCCGCCGACGGAATCGATGGAGACACTCCTCGACCGCCTCCAGGACAAGTTCCGCGACAACTCCCTCGACTAA
- a CDS encoding class I SAM-dependent methyltransferase: protein MPKPIARTQDRHRLYEASVQNPDEEVRFIRRVYKQRYGRTPVFLREDFCGTAAVCARWVKSFPENRAVGVDLDEETLEWGRRNNIEPLGRAAEQVRLILGDVRSRRAFRPEVVAAMNFSYFVFKDRAALLDYYRRVRRSLRPEGMFVFDIYGGPESQIPQEEETDYDDFTYVWDQDHYDPVTGAYRCYIHFRFPDGSRIRKAFAYDWRLWTLTEVQDLLREAGFSETRVYWEGTDEDGDGNGVFRPVKKGDDAISWVAYVTAFC, encoded by the coding sequence ATGCCGAAACCGATTGCACGCACCCAGGACAGACATCGCCTGTATGAAGCCTCGGTCCAGAATCCGGACGAAGAGGTACGTTTCATCCGCCGCGTATACAAACAACGGTATGGAAGAACCCCGGTTTTTCTACGCGAGGACTTCTGCGGCACCGCCGCCGTCTGCGCCCGCTGGGTGAAATCGTTCCCCGAAAACCGCGCCGTCGGCGTCGACCTGGACGAAGAAACCTTGGAGTGGGGGAGGCGGAACAACATCGAACCGCTCGGCCGGGCCGCCGAGCAGGTGCGCCTGATTTTGGGCGACGTTCGCTCCCGCCGCGCCTTCCGTCCCGAGGTGGTGGCGGCGATGAACTTCTCCTACTTCGTCTTCAAGGATCGCGCCGCGCTCCTCGATTATTACCGGCGGGTGCGGCGAAGCCTGCGTCCCGAGGGGATGTTCGTTTTCGATATCTACGGCGGCCCGGAATCCCAGATTCCACAGGAAGAAGAAACCGATTATGACGACTTCACCTACGTCTGGGACCAGGACCACTACGATCCGGTCACGGGCGCCTATCGTTGTTACATCCATTTCCGTTTCCCGGACGGGAGCCGGATTCGGAAGGCTTTCGCCTACGACTGGCGACTCTGGACGCTGACGGAAGTTCAGGACCTGCTCCGTGAAGCGGGCTTTTCGGAAACACGCGTTTATTGGGAGGGGACGGACGAGGACGGCGACGGGAACGGTGTGTTCCGGCCGGTCAAGAAAGGGGACGACGCGATCTCCTGGGTCGCCTATGTGACGGCTTTCTGCTGA
- a CDS encoding NTP transferase domain-containing protein: MNAVVLAAGIGSRLRPLTDRTPKALLTVGGVPLLRIALAKLAVAGFDRIAVNAHHHADRLEEFLRSGTPAPCPVLLSREDLLLGTGGGVKRAAALLGGDGPLLVHNVDVLSDLPLADLLAEHRRTGARATLAVMDRPTGRALAVDSGGMVCGRWGGPEIRRPRGGTRPLAFNGIQVIRAGFAERLPGEGAFDLIDAYLVWVAEGAEVRAFPMDGRYWADLGTRERLEKVEKDLAGGKTTLDRLAAGGL, translated from the coding sequence TTGAACGCCGTCGTTCTCGCCGCGGGAATCGGGAGTCGCCTCCGTCCGCTCACCGACCGGACACCCAAGGCGCTTCTCACCGTCGGAGGCGTTCCCCTTCTGCGAATCGCACTGGCGAAGCTCGCCGTCGCCGGATTCGATCGGATCGCCGTCAACGCCCACCACCACGCCGATCGGCTGGAGGAGTTTTTACGGAGCGGAACGCCCGCGCCCTGCCCGGTCCTCCTCTCTCGGGAGGATCTCCTGCTCGGCACCGGCGGAGGGGTGAAACGGGCGGCCGCCCTGCTGGGCGGCGACGGACCGCTGCTCGTCCACAACGTGGATGTGTTGTCCGATCTTCCGCTCGCCGACCTCCTGGCGGAGCACCGTCGGACCGGCGCGCGGGCGACGCTGGCGGTGATGGATCGCCCGACCGGGCGGGCCCTCGCCGTGGACTCCGGTGGGATGGTCTGCGGGAGATGGGGCGGACCGGAGATTCGGCGGCCGCGCGGCGGGACCCGTCCCCTCGCGTTCAACGGGATCCAGGTGATCCGCGCGGGATTCGCCGAGCGCCTCCCCGGCGAAGGAGCTTTCGATCTGATCGACGCCTACCTCGTCTGGGTGGCCGAAGGAGCGGAGGTGCGTGCCTTCCCGATGGATGGGCGCTACTGGGCCGACCTCGGGACGAGGGAGCGTCTCGAGAAGGTGGAGAAGGACCTGGCGGGAGGGAAAACCACTCTCGACCGGCTCGCGGCCGGCGGGCTGTAG
- a CDS encoding ATP-binding protein — MSRTPRIHVCSFSYHGSGIPADPTGHGGGFVFDCRFLPNPGREERYRDRTGRDPDVASFLEAREEARAFRERVFRMVEDAVEGVRAKEYEDFTVCFGCTGGRHRSVWLAEELCRHLSGRGERCDLTHHDLPGENP; from the coding sequence ATGAGCCGAACGCCCCGAATTCATGTGTGCAGCTTTTCCTATCACGGGAGCGGCATCCCCGCCGACCCGACCGGGCACGGCGGCGGCTTCGTGTTCGACTGCCGGTTTCTTCCCAACCCGGGCCGGGAGGAGCGCTACCGGGATCGGACCGGACGGGACCCGGATGTGGCCTCTTTTCTGGAGGCGAGGGAGGAGGCGCGGGCCTTTCGGGAGAGGGTGTTTCGCATGGTGGAGGACGCGGTGGAGGGGGTTCGGGCGAAGGAGTATGAGGACTTCACCGTCTGCTTCGGCTGCACCGGCGGCCGGCACCGCTCCGTATGGCTGGCCGAGGAGCTTTGCCGCCACCTGTCGGGGCGCGGCGAGCGCTGTGATCTGACCCACCACGACCTGCCCGGGGAGAATCCTTGA
- a CDS encoding phosphotransferase — MSDPETRAALAALYLRVFGVEPEEIVPIRSDGSNRKILRLRSGGRSVVGVRGGNRAENDAFIGFSRHFRSVGLPVPEIIAEDAGEGLYLETDLGDETLHRRLLAVRREGRFPGGILPIYEETVRALVRFQIDGHRGLDYGLCHQGGEFGAAAMRRDIDYFREHFLGLLYRGPLDGKALDRDFDRLVAELDGEDRDYFLYRDFQARNVMILDDRPWFIDYQSGRRGPLAYDLASLLYSARADLGEEVRARLTETYLEELAGRIPVDRERFLRLFPGFVLIRILQALGAYGNLGIRQEKTRFLDSVPFAIANLRALLARDGPLARPGALRDLVSRITEDPDAVRVPER; from the coding sequence ATGAGCGATCCCGAAACGCGCGCCGCGCTGGCCGCCCTCTATCTCCGCGTGTTCGGCGTGGAGCCTGAGGAGATCGTTCCGATCCGCTCGGACGGCTCGAACCGGAAAATCCTCCGTCTCCGGAGCGGCGGGCGGAGCGTCGTCGGCGTGCGCGGCGGGAACCGCGCCGAGAACGACGCCTTCATCGGGTTCAGCCGGCACTTCCGCTCCGTCGGACTCCCCGTGCCGGAGATCATCGCCGAGGACGCGGGGGAGGGGCTCTACCTCGAAACGGATTTGGGAGACGAAACGCTCCACCGCCGTCTTCTCGCGGTCCGCCGGGAGGGGCGTTTCCCCGGCGGGATTCTTCCCATCTACGAAGAGACGGTCCGCGCGCTCGTCCGCTTTCAGATCGACGGGCACCGCGGCCTCGACTACGGCCTCTGTCACCAGGGGGGGGAATTCGGCGCGGCGGCGATGCGCCGCGACATCGATTATTTCCGGGAGCATTTTCTCGGACTGCTCTACCGAGGCCCCCTCGACGGGAAAGCTCTCGATCGCGACTTCGACCGTTTGGTCGCCGAGTTGGACGGCGAGGACCGCGACTACTTCCTGTACCGGGATTTCCAAGCCCGCAACGTGATGATCCTCGATGACCGCCCTTGGTTCATCGACTATCAGTCCGGCCGCCGCGGCCCCCTGGCCTACGACCTCGCTTCCCTTCTCTACAGTGCCCGCGCCGATCTCGGCGAGGAGGTCCGTGCGCGACTGACCGAAACGTATCTGGAGGAACTGGCCGGCCGCATACCCGTGGACCGCGAGCGCTTCCTTCGTCTCTTCCCCGGTTTCGTCCTGATCCGGATCCTTCAAGCGCTCGGCGCTTATGGTAATCTGGGAATTCGGCAGGAGAAGACGCGATTTCTCGATAGCGTCCCCTTCGCGATCGCCAACCTGCGCGCGCTCCTCGCCCGCGACGGGCCCCTCGCCCGGCCGGGCGCGCTGCGCGATCTGGTGTCGCGCATCACCGAAGATCCGGACGCGGTGAGGGTGCCCGAGCGATGA
- the moaC gene encoding cyclic pyranopterin monophosphate synthase MoaC: protein MSERRLSHSGPDGRARMVDLSGKEATDRYARAEATVRLGPETARLLAETGAVAKGNVLETARIAGVMAAKRTPDLIPLCHPIPIDHVDVETTLDGERVRITCVVSSRSRTGVEMEAMTAAAAAALTVYDMCKSAGKGIVIETVRLLEKRGGKSGEWSAGG, encoded by the coding sequence ATGAGTGAAAGACGATTGAGCCATTCCGGCCCGGACGGGCGCGCCCGCATGGTGGACCTTTCCGGCAAGGAGGCGACCGACCGGTACGCCCGCGCCGAGGCGACGGTCCGGCTCGGACCGGAGACGGCGCGACTTCTCGCCGAAACCGGGGCGGTCGCCAAAGGGAACGTGCTGGAGACGGCGCGGATCGCCGGGGTGATGGCCGCCAAGCGGACGCCGGATCTGATCCCGCTCTGCCACCCGATCCCGATCGATCACGTGGACGTGGAGACGACTCTTGACGGAGAAAGGGTCCGGATCACCTGCGTCGTCTCCTCTCGATCCCGGACCGGCGTGGAGATGGAGGCGATGACCGCCGCCGCCGCCGCCGCGCTCACCGTCTACGACATGTGCAAATCCGCGGGGAAGGGAATCGTCATCGAGACGGTCCGCCTGCTCGAAAAGCGGGGGGGCAAAAGCGGTGAATGGAGCGCCGGAGGATGA
- the moaA gene encoding GTP 3',8-cyclase MoaA: MVDRYGRAIDRLRLSVTDRCDLRCLYCMPLHGGRFVEEEELLTDEEIIETVRFLKERTGLRRVRITGGEPLLRPGIEDLIGRLAALGLEDLALTTNGQRLEGRAEALRRAGLHRVNISLDSLRPERFRELRRAGEVEKTLRGIEAARRAGLEPVRLNVVLLRDRNLDETVDLVRFGLDRGVEVRFLELMAIGEAGTIHDDFFAPAGEALDRIREAFDLRPLPTRSGSTSVRYALTAPDGREGTVGLIAPVTHPFCASCGRLRLGAAGLLRGCLMSADGVDLRPILRGPAAARAAGLAGALEAALRGKPQRSGMRTGEAMHRLGG; encoded by the coding sequence GTGGTAGACCGCTACGGGCGCGCCATCGATCGCCTCCGCCTCTCCGTCACCGATCGGTGCGATCTCCGCTGTCTCTACTGCATGCCCTTGCACGGCGGGCGGTTCGTCGAGGAGGAGGAACTGCTGACCGACGAGGAGATCATCGAAACGGTCCGCTTCCTCAAGGAACGCACCGGTCTTCGCCGTGTGCGGATCACCGGAGGCGAGCCGCTTCTCCGCCCCGGTATCGAGGACCTGATCGGGAGGCTCGCCGCTCTCGGCCTGGAGGATCTGGCTCTCACCACAAACGGGCAACGCCTGGAGGGGCGCGCCGAGGCGCTCCGGCGGGCCGGCCTCCACCGCGTCAACATCAGCCTCGACTCGCTCCGCCCCGAGCGTTTCCGTGAACTCCGCCGCGCCGGCGAAGTGGAAAAGACCCTGCGCGGGATCGAAGCGGCGCGCCGCGCCGGATTGGAGCCGGTCCGTTTGAACGTGGTGCTTCTCCGCGACCGCAACCTGGACGAGACGGTCGACCTGGTCCGCTTCGGTCTCGATCGCGGCGTGGAGGTCCGTTTCCTGGAGCTGATGGCGATCGGCGAGGCGGGGACCATCCACGACGACTTCTTCGCGCCGGCGGGGGAAGCGCTCGATCGAATCCGGGAGGCTTTCGATCTCCGGCCCCTCCCGACGCGGAGCGGGTCCACCTCGGTCCGCTACGCCTTGACCGCTCCGGACGGGCGCGAGGGGACGGTCGGATTGATCGCGCCGGTCACCCATCCATTCTGTGCGAGCTGTGGGCGGCTTCGTCTCGGCGCCGCGGGTCTCCTGCGCGGGTGCCTGATGAGCGCCGACGGCGTGGATCTGCGGCCGATTCTGCGTGGCCCCGCCGCCGCGCGCGCCGCCGGGCTCGCCGGCGCGCTGGAAGCGGCGCTCCGCGGCAAACCGCAAAGGAGCGGTATGCGGACCGGCGAGGCGATGCACCGCCTCGGAGGTTGA